The Anaeromyxobacter diazotrophicus genome contains the following window.
GCGCTCCGCTACCTCGGCAAGCCCGACCAGGCGCTCGCGGCCTACGACCAGGCCGAGAAGCTCGGCGCCGGCAAGCTGCCCGAGGTGCACCTCGCGCGCGGCGTGGCGCTCATGAAGTCGAAGGAGCAGTGCGAGCCGGCACTCGCCGAGCTGCGGCGCTACGTGGTCGCGGCCGGCCCGGCCGCCGCGAGCGAGGGCCCGGCCATGCGCCTCACCCGCGAGTGCGAGCAGATCGTGCTCGCCGGCCGGCAGGCGGAGGAGGCGGCGCGCGAGCTGAAGGCGGAGGCCGACCGCGAGGCCGCCCGCAAGGCCGCCCAGCCGGCGAAGGAGCCGCGCCCGGCCGGGGCTCGAGGCCCCGAGGCGACCCCCGCCGCGAAGCCGGTACCCCCGGCGAGCGGGGCAGGGACCGTGCCCTCGCCCGGTCCTGCGTCCACCCCGACGGCGGATGGGCGATGAACCCCGACAAGGTGGCCGAGGTGAGCACGGGTGTTGCTATCCCCATGGAAAACCCGGTGCTACGCTCCCTGTCACGGAGAAGAGGGACAAGAGGGACACCGATGCGAAAGCGGCTTCTTCTGACGGTCCTCGCCTTTCCCCTGTTCGCCTTCGGACAGGAGAAGCAACCGCCTGAACCCCGGGTGGAGTACGAAAAGAAGACGGTCATCAACTTCGACGACGACACGATCCAGGGTGACCTGACGCGCCCCGATGGAGAGTATGTCGAGGCGCGCAAGCGGGTGAACCACTCGAACTTGATCAAGATCCGCGAAGAGTGGCGCGACAAGGTGAAGCAGTCCGCCGCCGACCTCTGAGCGAGCGCTCCGATGCCTACTCCCCTCACCCTCGAGGTCTACCGCGGCGACGAGCTGGTCCGGACCGAGCGCTTCACGCGCGAGATCATCAAGATCGGCCGGCTCGCCTCGGCGCACCTGTGCCTCGAGGACGAGCGGATCTCGCGCATCCACTCGGTGATCGAGGTGGGGGCCGAGGGCGTCTCCATCATCGACATGGGGAGCGCCGAGGGGACGTTCGTCAACGGCAAGCGGGTGAGCAAGGGCTCGCTGAAGCACGGCGACGAGATCAAGCTCGGCGGCCTGCGCATCGTGGTGGCGGGGGACGGCAGCCCCGCCGCGGGGCCGAAGAACCGCGCGCTCGAGGTCCCCGCCCAGGCGGCCGCCCGGGCGCTCCCCGCCGCGCACGCCAACGGCCAGCACGCCAACGGGCAGCACGCCAACGGGCACCCGCACAACGGACACGCGCCGAACGGCCACGCGGTGGCCCCGCTCCAGACCTCGGCCGGCGCCGCGCTCGCGCTCCGCGCCGCCGAGCCGGCGCCCGCGCAGGCCGCGCAGGCCGCGGTTGCGCCCGCGCCCGCCCGGCCGGCGCGCCCGGCGCTGGCGCTCGCGCGCCCCATCGACGAGGAGCCGGTGGAGGAGGGCGCCCCCGACCTCGGCGTGGAGCTCCGCGTCCTCTGGGGCGACGCGCTCCTCGACGCCGGCACCTTCGTCGCCCCGAAGCAGCCGGTCCTGGTGGGCGAGGGGCCGCGCTGTCACTTCCGCCTCTCCGGGCCCGACCTCCCCACCTCCGACTTCCCCATCCTCCGCCACGAGGGCGGCGAGTACCGCTTCCTCTTCGCGCGCGGCATGCGCGGCGGCGTGGAGGACGGCGGCAAGCTCCGCACCTTCGGCGAGCTGGTGAAGTCCCGCGCCGCCTCGCAGGACGAGGCGGTCGAGGGCGCGTGGTCGGTGCCGGTGCCGCGCGCCGGGGCCGCTCGCGCCGAGCTGGGCAGCGGGCTGTGCGTCGAGGCGCGCTTCCGCCGGCCGCCCAAGGCCGCGGTGGTGCCCTGGTGGGAGCGGCTCGACTACCGCTACCTCAACCTGCTCCTCGTGCTGCTCTTCCTGCAGGGCGGGTTCGTGGTGGCGGCGAAGACCACCACCCGCGACATGGACCTCGTGCAGGACGACCTCGCCAAGGGCCAGCAGCGGATGGCGAAGTTCGTGATGAAGGCGCCCGAGCAGCAGCCCAAGGTGAACCCCTACCTCGAGAAGCTGAAGAGCGATCTCCGCAAGGAGCAGCCGGGGGAGATGGCCGAGCGCCACAAGGGCGACGAGGGCCAGATGGGCAAGAAGGACGCGCCCAAGACGAACGGCCGCTCCGCGCCGAAGGCCATCGACCCGAACGCGAAGGAGCTGGTGAAGAACTCGGGGCTGCTGGCCGCGCTCGGCAAGGGCCGCGGCACCGGCGGGCTCTCCACCGTCTTCGGTCAGGGCGGCCTGGGCGGCGACCTCAAGGGCGCCATCGGCAACATGTACGGCCCGGTGGTGGGCGACAGCCGCGGCGTCGGCGGGCTCGGCCTCAAGGGCACCGGGACCGGCGGCGGCGGCGCGGGCGAGACCATCGGCATCGGCGCGGTGGGCACGAAGGGGCGCGGCGGCGGGCTCGGCGGCTACGGCTCCGGCGTGGGCGGCCTCGGCGCCAAGCGCGACCGCGACGTCGCCATCGCCACCGGCGAGACCAAGGTCCTCGGCGCCATCGACCCGGAGCTCATCCGCAAGGTCATCCGCGACCACGCCGACCAGGTCCGGTACTGCTACGAGCAGCAGCTCACGCTCAACCCGAAGCTCGGCGGCAAGGTGGCCATCAAGTGGCAGATCAACGCCGACGGCCGCGCCTCGGCCACCCTCCTCGACCCGAGCGTCCCCATCGACTCGGACGGCCTGCGCACGGTGGGCGAGTGCATCATGAGCCGCATCCGGACGTGGGAGTTCCCCAAGCCCAAGGGCGGTGGCATGGCGATCGTCACCTATCCGTGGATCCTGCGCAGCTCCGGCTCGGGCTCGGCAGGATAGGATGGCACGCGTGACCCGCATCCACTCCAGACCCCTCCTCGCCGCGCTCCTCGCGATCTCCCTCCTCCCGGCCCTCGCGGCGGCGCAGGAGGCGGCGCCGCCCATGCCGGAGGATCCGCGCGCGCCCCGCTTCAAGGAGGTGGAGCGCGGGTTCTTCACCGGCTTCGAGGTGGGCTACCTCTCGCTCTTCAAGACCCCCACCGCCGACCCGGTGAAGTTCCCGTTCGCCGGCGCCGGCGGCGGCACCGCCAGCGGGATGCTGGTCGGCGCCACGCTCGGCTACGACGTGTCGAGCCGCGTGGCGGTGTCGCTCTTCGCGCTGGGCGGCAACGCGCGCGCCAGCGTCTCGTACGGAGCGTTCAGCGTGCTCGCGGCCGGGCTCGACCTGCGGGTGGCGCTCCTCGGCGCGAGCGACAAGTACGGGGTGGAGCGGCTGCACGTGTACCTGCACGGGCGCGGCGGCGGCCTCCTCACCACGCCCGAGGGGCTGCTCGGGCACACCGACGTCTACCTCGCCGGCGGACCGGGGGTGGAGTACTTCACGCACCTGCGCCACTTCGCGGTCGGCCTCGCCGCCGACGTCGCCTACCTGACGAAGGCCAAGGCGGCCGGGCTCGCCATCACCCCGACCGTCCGTTACACCTTCTAGGCGGCTGCGGCTTCCTGCACCTTCCAGCGGCCTTCCCCCGATGAAGGGACAGGGTCTATGCTTTCGCCCGAACTTTCTGGCGATTCCCAGACCTTGACCCCTCCCGTACCCGAACAGCAGATCCGCGC
Protein-coding sequences here:
- the cglF gene encoding adventurous gliding motility protein CglF; this translates as MNPDKVAEVSTGVAIPMENPVLRSLSRRRGTRGTPMRKRLLLTVLAFPLFAFGQEKQPPEPRVEYEKKTVINFDDDTIQGDLTRPDGEYVEARKRVNHSNLIKIREEWRDKVKQSAADL
- the gltG gene encoding adventurous gliding motility protein GltG: MPTPLTLEVYRGDELVRTERFTREIIKIGRLASAHLCLEDERISRIHSVIEVGAEGVSIIDMGSAEGTFVNGKRVSKGSLKHGDEIKLGGLRIVVAGDGSPAAGPKNRALEVPAQAAARALPAAHANGQHANGQHANGHPHNGHAPNGHAVAPLQTSAGAALALRAAEPAPAQAAQAAVAPAPARPARPALALARPIDEEPVEEGAPDLGVELRVLWGDALLDAGTFVAPKQPVLVGEGPRCHFRLSGPDLPTSDFPILRHEGGEYRFLFARGMRGGVEDGGKLRTFGELVKSRAASQDEAVEGAWSVPVPRAGAARAELGSGLCVEARFRRPPKAAVVPWWERLDYRYLNLLLVLLFLQGGFVVAAKTTTRDMDLVQDDLAKGQQRMAKFVMKAPEQQPKVNPYLEKLKSDLRKEQPGEMAERHKGDEGQMGKKDAPKTNGRSAPKAIDPNAKELVKNSGLLAALGKGRGTGGLSTVFGQGGLGGDLKGAIGNMYGPVVGDSRGVGGLGLKGTGTGGGGAGETIGIGAVGTKGRGGGLGGYGSGVGGLGAKRDRDVAIATGETKVLGAIDPELIRKVIRDHADQVRYCYEQQLTLNPKLGGKVAIKWQINADGRASATLLDPSVPIDSDGLRTVGECIMSRIRTWEFPKPKGGGMAIVTYPWILRSSGSGSAG
- the cglE gene encoding adventurous gliding motility protein CglE codes for the protein MTRIHSRPLLAALLAISLLPALAAAQEAAPPMPEDPRAPRFKEVERGFFTGFEVGYLSLFKTPTADPVKFPFAGAGGGTASGMLVGATLGYDVSSRVAVSLFALGGNARASVSYGAFSVLAAGLDLRVALLGASDKYGVERLHVYLHGRGGGLLTTPEGLLGHTDVYLAGGPGVEYFTHLRHFAVGLAADVAYLTKAKAAGLAITPTVRYTF